The genomic segment GGGCGATCCGGTCGGCGGTCAGGAATCCGATGCCCCACACATCGGCGGCCAGCCGGTAGGGCTGGTTCTTCACCACGGAGATCGACGCGTCCCCGTAGTTCTTGTAGATGCGCACCGCGATGGACGTGGACACCCCCACTCCCTGGAGGAAGACCATCACCTCCTTGATCGCCTTCTGCTCCTCCCAGGCGACTGCGATCATCCTGGTCCGCTTCGGCCCGAGCCCCGGCACTTCGATCAGCCGTTTCGGTGCCCCCTCGATGACGTCCAGGGTCTCGGTGCCGAAGTGCTCCACGATCCGGTCGGCGATCTTGGGCCCGATCCCCTTGATCAGCCCCGAACCGAGGTATCGGCGGATGCCCTGGATCGTCGCGGGCAGGACGGTCGTGTAGTTCTCCACGGTGAACTGCTTGCCGTACTGCGGATGGGAGCCCCAACGGCCCTCCATGCGCAGCGATTCGCCCGGCTGCGCGCCCAACAGGGCGCCGACCACGGTCAGCAGATCGCCGGCGCCGCGGCCCGTGTCGACCCGCGCGACCGTGTAGCCGTTGTCCTCATTGGCATAGGTGATCCGCTCCAGGACGGCTTCGAGCACGGCGAGTCGCGCGTCCCCCATGGCCCGGCCTCCCCTCCCCCAGCGGCGCTCCGCGACTGCCCAGCGGCTGCCCGGCTGCTGCTCGTCGGCGATCTGGTCCGAAGGTACCGCCTGCCCCCGACACTCCGGGTACGCCTGTGGACAACCGCGGCGCCCCGCTGCGACGGCGCCCTGGACGCCGCCGGGCACCCCGTGGACAACCTCATCGTCTACGCGTCCCTGCGCTAGGCCCGCACAGCTCACGGACCGCCCTAACGCGTTCGGCCGACCATCACGGGCCCCGGACCGCCTTCGCGCGTAGCGTCCGGAGTATGAGCGACCAACCGCTGCAGAACGAAGTGCTGTCCGAACTCGGCGACGACCAGATCCAGGAGATCGCCGGAGTGCTGGGCACGGATCCGGAATCGGCCCGGAAGCTCGTGGGGACCTCGGTCACCTCGCTGACCGGTGTCCTCACCGACGACGCGGTCACCCCGGGCGGCACCGCGGAACTCAGCCAGGCGCTGGAACAAGCCGCCACAGAACCCGAGCCGCCGGCCGGAGCCGCCGGCTTCGCCGGGCTCGGCGGACCGGCCTCCGTGGCGGGCGGCGGCATGCTGGTCGCCGTACTGCGCAAGGTGACGGCGCCGACCGCCCGAGCCGTGTCGAAGAAGACCGGTCTGCCGGTCGCGGCCGTCGCCGGGGCGCTCGAACTCGTCATCCCCGTGGTGGCGACCGTGCTCGCCAAGCGGGCGCGGTCCAAGAGATGAGCCCTGCGAGCACGCGGGGACGGTGACCCGTCCCCGGACAGACGAAAGGGGTCCGGCGTGAGCCGGACCCCTTTGCGTTTCCCCCCAGTACCCCCGAAGCCCCCCTCGGGCGCATATCACTACCTCAGTTCCCCGAACCCCTCCCGGGAACCTTGATGCCTATAAGACCGACCACCCCCCAGAAGGGTTGTACGCCCGACAGAATTAATTTGAAGATTCTTCAGAGCACGTGTTCGCGGTACCGGCGGGCGATCTCCGCGACCACTTCGGCGCCGTCCCGCGCCCACAGGGCGGGGTTGAAGATCTCCACCTCCACAGCGCCCGAATACCCGGCCGCGTCGACCTGCTCACGGAATCCGCGCAGGTCAACGCAGCCGTCACCGAGCTGACCGCGCCCCAGCAGCACGCCCTCGGGCAGCGGGGTGACCCAGTCCGCGAGCTGGAAGGCCGCGATCCTGCCGGCCGCGCCGGCGCGGGCGATCTGCGCCGGGACCCGGTCGTCCCACCACAGGTGGTAGGTGTCCACGACGACCCCGACCCGCTCGGCGGGGAAGCGCTCCGCGATGTCCAGTGCCTGGCCGAGCGTGGAGACGACGCAGCGGTCCGACGCGTACATCGGGTGCAGCGGCTCGATCGCCAGGCACACCGACCGCTCGGCGGCGTACGGAGCCAGCTCGGCCAGTGCGTCGGCGACCCGCTCCCGTGCGGCCGCGATATCGCGCTCTCCTGATGGCAGCCCGCCCGAAACCAGCACCAGGGTGCCGGTTTCCAGGACGGCCGCCTCGTCGATCGCGGCCCGGTTGTCGTCCATCGCCGTGCGCCGGGCGACCGGATCGCTCGCGGTGAAGAAGCCGCCGCGGCACAAGGACGTCACCTCGAGGCCGGTTTCCCGCATCAGACGGGCGGCCCGCTCGACGCCGTACTCCTGCACCGGCGCGCGCCAGAGGCCCACGCCGGGGACTCCGAGCCCGGCGCAACCCGCCGCCAGCTCGGGCAGCGACCACTGCTTGACGGTCTCCTGGTTGATGCTCAGCCGCGCCAGATCACCGGCCGTCGCGCCGACAGCGGTCACAGGGCCGGCGGTCGTACGGCCCTGGCGTCCGCTGTCGGGGCTCCCGCTGCCGGCGGTCCTACGGTCCGCGCTCATGCGGCGACCCCGTGGATGACGAGCAGTTGCCGCATCCGGGCCTCGGCCAGCGCCGGGTCGGGGAACAGGCCGAGACCGTCGGCCAGTTCGTAGGCGCGCGCGAGATGCGGGAGGGAGCGGGCCGACTGCAGACCGCCCACCATGGTGAAGTGCGACTGGTGGCCCGCCAGCCAGGCCAGGAACACCACACCGGTCTTGTAGTAGCGCGTCGGAGCGCCGAACAGGTGCCGGGACAACGCGACGGTCGGGTCGAGAAGCGCCCGGAAGCCGGCCGCGTCCCCGGTGTCCAGGGTGCGGACGGCGGCAGCGGCGAGCGGCGCCAGCGGATCGAAGATGCCGAGCAGCGCATGGCTGAAGCCCTGCTCGTCGCCCTCGATCAGCTCGGGATAGTTGAAGTCGTCGCCGGTGTAGCAGCGCACGCCCTGGGGCAGCCTGCGGCGCAGTTCCACCTCACGCCGGGCGTCGAGCAGCGACACCTTGATGCCGTCGACCTTGTCGGGGTGGGCGGCGATGACGTCCAGGAACGTCTCCGTGGCCGCGTCGAGGTCCTCGCTGCCCCAGTAGCCGGCCAGCGCGGGGTCGAACATCGGACCGAGCCAGTGCAGAACGACCGGTTCCGCGGACTGGCGCAGCAGGTGGCCGTAGACCTCGACGTAGTCGTCAGGGGTCCTGGCCAGGGCCGCCAGCGCGCGGGACGCCATGAGGACGGCCTGCGATCCGGACTCCTCCACGACGGCCAGCTGCTCCTCGTAGGCGGCGGCCACCTCGGTGAGCGTCCGGGCGGGCGCGACGAGTTGGTCCGTGCCGACGCCGCAGGCGATGCGGCCTCCGGTGGCCCGGGCCTCGGCGGAGGAGCGGCGGATCAGTTCGGCCGCGGCCGCCCAGTCCAGACCCATGCCGCGCTGGGCGGTGTCCATCGCCTCGGCGACACCCAGACCCTGTGACCACAGGTGGCGGCGGAAGGCGAGGGTGGCGTCCCAGTCGATGGCCGCCGGTTCGCCGGCGGCGCTGCGCCAGGGGTCGGCGACGACGTGCGCGGCCGAGTAGACGACCCGGCTGCGCAGTTCGCCGCCCAAGGCGTGGACCACCGGCTCGGAACGCGGCACATAGGAACGTAGTTCCCCGGTGGAGCTGGGGAGCTCGATCGCTGCCCGGCCGCTCACAGGGACAGCTCCGGGACGTCGAGGCGCCGGCCCTCGGCGGACGACTTCAGGCCCAGTTCGGCGAGCTGGACGCCGCGCGCGCCGGCCAGCAGGTCCCACTGCCAGGGCTCGCCGAGCACGACGTGGCGCAGGAACAGCTCCCACTGGCTCTTGAATCCGTTGGTGAACTCGGCGTTGTCCGGAACTGCCTGCCACTGGTCGCGGAAGGGCTCGGTGACCGGAAGGTCGGGGTTCCAGACCGGCTTGGGGGTGGCGGAGCGGTGCTGCACCCGGCAGTCCCGCAGGCCCGCGACGGCCGAGCCGTGCGTGCCGTCGACCTGGAACTCCACCAGTTCGTCGCGGTTGACGCGCACCGTCCAGGAGGAGTTGATCTGGGCGATGGCACCGCCGTCGAGCTGGAAGATGCCGTACGCGGCGTCGTCGGCGGTCGCGTCGTACGGCTTGCCGTCCTCGTCCCAGCGCCGCGGGATGTGGGTGGCGGTCAGCGCCTGAACGGTGCGGACCCGTCCGAACAGCTCGTGGAGCACGTACTCCCAGTGCGGGAACATGTCGACGACGATGCCGCCGCCGTCCTGCGAACGGTAGTTCCAGGAGGGCCGCTGAGCGCTCTGCCAGTCGCCCTCGAAGACCCAGTAGCCGAACTCGCCGCGGATGGAGAGGATCTGTCCGAAGAAGCCGCCGTCGATGAGCCGCTTGAGCTTGAGCAGGCCGGGGAGGAAGAGCTTGTCCTGGACCACGCCGTGCTTGACGCCGGCGGCGGTGGCGAGCCGGGCCAGCTCCAGGGCGCTGTCCAGGGACGTCGCGGTGGGCTTCTCGCAGTAGATGTGCTTTCCGGCGGCGATGGCCTTGCGCACCGACTCCTCGCGGGCCGAGGTGACCTGCGCGTCGAAGTAGATCTCGACGGTCGGGTCGGCCAGGACGGCGTCGAGGTCGGTGGAGATGTGCTCCAGCCCGTGCCGGTCCGCCATCGCGCGCAGCGCGTGCTCCCGACGGCCGACGAGGACCGGCTCGGGCCACAGCGTCGTGCCGTCCCCGAGGTCGAGTCCGCCCTGCTCGCGCAGGCTCAGGATCGAGCGGACGAGGTGCTGGCGGTAGCCCATGCGGCCCGTGACGCCGTTCATGGCGATCCGCACTGTCCTGCGTGTCACGTTGGGTCCTCCCCTTCGGCCGCTACCGCCCGTCAAGCGATAGCAAGCGCTTTCTTCTCTGGCACGCTAGCCGGAAGCGGGCCGATCCGACAAGGTGAGAACATGTCCGGCAACGGGCGGTGCGGTCCCGGGACGGGCCAGTAGGAGGTACGGACGCAGATGGCAGTGACCCTCGCCGATGTCGCGGCGCGCGCCGGGGTGTCGTCCGCGACCGTCTCGCGCGTCCTCAATGGCAACTACCCGGTCGCGGGCAGCACGCGCGAACGCGTTCAGCGGGCCGTCGAAGACCTGGACTATGTGGTCAACGGGCAGGCCAGAGGTCTGGCAGCCGCCACCTCCGACCTGGTCGGGGTACTCGTCAACGACGTCGCGGACCCGTTCTTCGGGCTGATCGCGAGCGCCGTCCAGGCCGAGATCAGCGACCCGTCCGCGCCCGGCGGCGGCAAGCTCGCGGTGGTCTGCAACACCGGCGGCTCCCCCGAGGCCGAACTCACGTACCTCACCTTGCTGGAACGCCAGCGTGCGGCCGGCGTGGTGATCACCGGGGGCGCGGTCGAGGGCGCGGAGCACAGCGCGGCGGTCGCCGCCCGGCTCGCCCGGCTCGCGGAGTCCGGCACGCGGATCGTGCTGTGCGGACGGCCTCCGCTGGAGCCGGCCACGGGGATCCCCGTGGCGACCGTCGCGTTCGACAACCGGGGCGGCGCGCGGAGGCTGACCGAGCACCTGCTCTCCCTCGGCCACCGCCGGATCGGGTACGTCGCGGGTCCCGCCGACCGCACCACCACCCGGCACCGGCTGGAGGGCCACCGGGCGGCACTGGCGGACCACGATCTGCCGTCCACCGGTCCCGCCGTCGACCGGCTCACGGTGCACGGCTCGTACGACCGCTCCTCCGGCTATGACGCGGCGCTGGAACTCCTGCGCAGGGAACCCGCGCTGACCGCCGTCATCGCCGCCAACGACACCGTCGCGCTCGGCGTGTGCGCGGCTGTGCGCGACCAGGGGCTGAGCATTCCGGACGACGTCTCGGTGGCGGGGTTCGACGATCTCCCGTTCAGCGTGGACACCGCGCCGGCCCTGACGACGGTCCGGATTCCGCTGCAGGAGGCGGGCGCCCGGGCCGGCCGCCTCGTCATGGGGCGCCAGGCCCCGCCGCCCGGCGGCCTCGCGACGATCCGTACCGAGCTGATGGTGCGGGCGTCCACGGCACGGCCGCGGGCCGGCTCCGCCTGAACCGTGGGCCGAGGGGTTCGCGGGACGCCCGGAAGGCCGCCGTGCGAGGGTCGCGGGATTCCGCAGGGCCGTTCACAGGGGCGTTCGCAGAGGAGTCGGGAAGTTATCCACAGGCCTTTTCGTGGCGTCCTCGTCGACTTACCTTTGACTCAGGCAAAGGAATTTCGAGGGTGAATGCCGAGGTGCTCCCATGGCCGTGCAAGAGATCCGTGCCTTCAACCGCTTCTACACCAACCTCATCGGCGCGCTGGACTACAGCCGCCATCTGCATACTCCCTACACGCTGACCGAAGCGCGGGTGCTGTACGAGCTGGCGCACTCCCGGCGGACCGACGCCGCCGACCTCCGGGTGGAACTCTCGCTCGACGCCGGGCATTTGAGCCGCATGCTGTCGAAGTTCGAACAGGACCAGCTGGTCACGCGCGCGCCGTCCGAGCAGGACGCCCGGCGGCAGCGCATAGAGCTGACCCCGCAGGGCCGGGAGGCTGCCACCCTGCTGGAGAAGCGGGCGGAGGACGCCGTCGGGTCGCTGCTCAGCGATGTGCCCGAGGAGGACCGCCCGCGGCTGGCCGAGGCCATGCGCACCGTCCGGGAGATACTGCGCGACGACCGCCGGCCGGCCCCGGCCCGGATCGAACTGCGCGGACCGAACCCCGGCGACCTGGGATGGGTGATCCAGCGGAACGCGGCGGTGTACGCGGCCGAGTTCGGCTGGAACAGCGAGTACGAAGCGCTGGTGGCCCGCATCGTGGCGGACTTCGCCGCCGATCCGGATCCCGGGTGCGAGGCGCTGTGGATGGCGGAGCTCGACGGCGTGCCGGCCGGCTGTGTGTTCTGCGTCCGTGACGATGCGCCCGGCGTAGCGCGGCTGCGGTTGCTTCTGGTGGAACCGGGTGCGCGCGGTCATCGGATAGGCGACCGGCTGGTGGAGCGCTGCATATCCTTCGCCCGCGACGCCGGGTACCGCGAGCTGGTGCTGTGGACGAACGATGTACTGGGGGCGGCCCGGAAGATCTACCAGCGGGCCGGCTTCGAACTCGTCGCGGAGAAGCCGCATCACAGCTTCGGCAAGGACCTCGTGGGACAGGACTGGCGCCTGGCGCTTTAGGCCGGATCGCGGCGGCACGCGCCGAGAGCGCCGTGGGAGGTTGACCATGCCCGGCGTGGTGCCTAGTGTCCGCCGGATGAAGCTCGCGTTCTCCACACTCGGCGTCCCCGCACTCCCCATCGAGCAGGTCGTCCGTCTCGCCGCTGAGCATGGTTTCCACGGTGTGGAGATCCGGGCCAACGCCGAGGAACCCGTCCACACCGGCCTGTCGGCGGCGGAACGGAGCGCGGTCGTGGCCGAGTTCGAGAAGTCGGGGGTGGAGATCCTGACAGTGGCGGCCTACGCCAAGGTCGCCGCGCCGGGTGACGACGAGCCGGTACTGACGGACCTTCGGGCCAACCTGGCCCTCGCGGCCGATCTGGGGGCCCCGTTCGTGCGGGTCTTCCCCGGCGGTGGGGAACTGCCGGCGGCGGAGGCCGACCTGTACGCCGCACGGCGCCTCGCGGCGGTCGCACCGGACGCCGCCCGCCTCGGAGTGAAGGTGCTGCTCGAGACGCACGACTCGCACCCGACCGGGGCGGACGCGGCCCGGATCCTGGGGCTGGTCGGGCACGGCAGTGTGGGCGCGATCTGGGATGTGATGCACACCTGGCGCGGTGGTGAGCAGCCGTCCGAGACCTACCCCGTACTCGCCCCGCACCTGGGGTATGTGCAGGTCAAGGACATCGCCTCGGCCGAGGACACCACTCCGCTGCCGCTCGGGGCGGGTGTGCTGCCGCTGGCGGAGACGGTGGAGGTGCTGAGCCGGGGGGACTGGGACGGCTGGCTGTGCTGGGAGTACGAGAAGCGCTGGTACCCGCAGGCCGCGGATCTTCCGGAGCTGCTGTCACCGGCCCGGCAGCATCTGTCCCGGCTGCTCGCCAACTCGGCATGACACCGGGGCCGGCCGTGCGCCGGTCGCGGGGCGGCCCGTACGGGGCCGCGCCATGCCAGGAAGAGAGTGCGCGGAGTCGGTCCATGCCAGGGGCGATCCGTGCGCTTTCGGCCAAACGGCGCATCACACACTGCCCGGTGACCTCGGCCGACCCGACGATGGAGCCATGTTCAGCCACCGCACGGAACCGGTCGTGGAATCCGCCCGTCCAAGCCACATGCTGCTGATGAAGCTCCGTAGAGCCGTGTCGGTCGCGGTGCTGGCCGCGTCGCTGACCGCCCTGTCCACCGGCTGTGGCCAGGACCGGCCCACCACCGGTGCGCCACCCTCCGACAGTGCCGGGGGCGACCACAGCCCCACCACCTCGGCGACGGGGGTTCCGCCGTCGACCGGTGGTTCTCCGTCGGGCAGTCCGTCGTCCGCCGGTACCGCGACCACACCCGTCCAGTCCGGGGCCCACGGGATCGAGTCCCGGGCCGTGTACCTCTCCGCCGGGGTGCACCGGCCACCCGCGGTGCACTCGGTGGTCAACAGCGAACTCGAGCTGTCCCGCTTCCCGAGCTGGTTCGCGGGGTCCGATCCGACGGCGGCCCGCGAGATCGCCCAGCGCGCCCAGAAGACCGACTTCTCGCGCAATGTGCTGGTGGGCTGGGTGGAGACCACCGGCTGCAGCCAGGCCACCGGGGCCGTGCTGCTCGCCAGTGGCGACCGGCTGACGCTCGGGGTCATCCAGCCGAAGCCCCAGCCGGAATGCCTCGTCGCCTATCAGGTCACGGTGGTCTTCGAGGTGCCGCGCGACCGTATGCCGAAGCATCCGGTGTTCGGGACGGGAGGTGCGGCGGCCACCGCGCCCGGCCCCGGTACGACGGTGGCGTTCACGCACCTCGAGGGCGGGACCGCCCAGGGTCAGGGGCCCAAGGGCTCGGAAGTGACCCAGCCCGCCCAGCTGAACGCCTATCTGGCGGGTCTGCCCGCCGCCGGCGCCTCCGCCGTACGGGCACAGCTGGCCGCGCATCCGCTGAAGAGTGGTGAACGGCGCTTCGGATTCAAGCTGTCCGGTTGCCGGCCCACCGGCGCCGCGCTCCTCATCACTCCCGAGGGGCGGGTATCGGCGTCGCCGACCGGAGGCGAGAACCTCCGCTGCATCCGGCCCGAGATCTACGCGGCGGTGCTGGCCGTCCCGGTGAATGTGCTGCCGACTCGCGTCACAGCCATTGACTGACGAAAACTTTCCGGCTATCCGTTTCAACTGAAGAAAACTTTCAGCGTGCTCTTCTCCTCCAGCCGGAAGGAGTTCG from the Streptomyces sp. RKAG293 genome contains:
- a CDS encoding sugar phosphate isomerase/epimerase family protein codes for the protein MSADRRTAGSGSPDSGRQGRTTAGPVTAVGATAGDLARLSINQETVKQWSLPELAAGCAGLGVPGVGLWRAPVQEYGVERAARLMRETGLEVTSLCRGGFFTASDPVARRTAMDDNRAAIDEAAVLETGTLVLVSGGLPSGERDIAAARERVADALAELAPYAAERSVCLAIEPLHPMYASDRCVVSTLGQALDIAERFPAERVGVVVDTYHLWWDDRVPAQIARAGAAGRIAAFQLADWVTPLPEGVLLGRGQLGDGCVDLRGFREQVDAAGYSGAVEVEIFNPALWARDGAEVVAEIARRYREHVL
- a CDS encoding sugar phosphate isomerase/epimerase family protein, giving the protein MKLAFSTLGVPALPIEQVVRLAAEHGFHGVEIRANAEEPVHTGLSAAERSAVVAEFEKSGVEILTVAAYAKVAAPGDDEPVLTDLRANLALAADLGAPFVRVFPGGGELPAAEADLYAARRLAAVAPDAARLGVKVLLETHDSHPTGADAARILGLVGHGSVGAIWDVMHTWRGGEQPSETYPVLAPHLGYVQVKDIASAEDTTPLPLGAGVLPLAETVEVLSRGDWDGWLCWEYEKRWYPQAADLPELLSPARQHLSRLLANSA
- a CDS encoding DUF937 domain-containing protein; its protein translation is MSDQPLQNEVLSELGDDQIQEIAGVLGTDPESARKLVGTSVTSLTGVLTDDAVTPGGTAELSQALEQAATEPEPPAGAAGFAGLGGPASVAGGGMLVAVLRKVTAPTARAVSKKTGLPVAAVAGALELVIPVVATVLAKRARSKR
- a CDS encoding LacI family DNA-binding transcriptional regulator, with the translated sequence MAVTLADVAARAGVSSATVSRVLNGNYPVAGSTRERVQRAVEDLDYVVNGQARGLAAATSDLVGVLVNDVADPFFGLIASAVQAEISDPSAPGGGKLAVVCNTGGSPEAELTYLTLLERQRAAGVVITGGAVEGAEHSAAVAARLARLAESGTRIVLCGRPPLEPATGIPVATVAFDNRGGARRLTEHLLSLGHRRIGYVAGPADRTTTRHRLEGHRAALADHDLPSTGPAVDRLTVHGSYDRSSGYDAALELLRREPALTAVIAANDTVALGVCAAVRDQGLSIPDDVSVAGFDDLPFSVDTAPALTTVRIPLQEAGARAGRLVMGRQAPPPGGLATIRTELMVRASTARPRAGSA
- a CDS encoding helix-turn-helix domain-containing GNAT family N-acetyltransferase, which encodes MAVQEIRAFNRFYTNLIGALDYSRHLHTPYTLTEARVLYELAHSRRTDAADLRVELSLDAGHLSRMLSKFEQDQLVTRAPSEQDARRQRIELTPQGREAATLLEKRAEDAVGSLLSDVPEEDRPRLAEAMRTVREILRDDRRPAPARIELRGPNPGDLGWVIQRNAAVYAAEFGWNSEYEALVARIVADFAADPDPGCEALWMAELDGVPAGCVFCVRDDAPGVARLRLLLVEPGARGHRIGDRLVERCISFARDAGYRELVLWTNDVLGAARKIYQRAGFELVAEKPHHSFGKDLVGQDWRLAL
- a CDS encoding Gfo/Idh/MocA family protein; the encoded protein is MTRRTVRIAMNGVTGRMGYRQHLVRSILSLREQGGLDLGDGTTLWPEPVLVGRREHALRAMADRHGLEHISTDLDAVLADPTVEIYFDAQVTSAREESVRKAIAAGKHIYCEKPTATSLDSALELARLATAAGVKHGVVQDKLFLPGLLKLKRLIDGGFFGQILSIRGEFGYWVFEGDWQSAQRPSWNYRSQDGGGIVVDMFPHWEYVLHELFGRVRTVQALTATHIPRRWDEDGKPYDATADDAAYGIFQLDGGAIAQINSSWTVRVNRDELVEFQVDGTHGSAVAGLRDCRVQHRSATPKPVWNPDLPVTEPFRDQWQAVPDNAEFTNGFKSQWELFLRHVVLGEPWQWDLLAGARGVQLAELGLKSSAEGRRLDVPELSL
- a CDS encoding dihydrodipicolinate synthase family protein, with amino-acid sequence MSGRAAIELPSSTGELRSYVPRSEPVVHALGGELRSRVVYSAAHVVADPWRSAAGEPAAIDWDATLAFRRHLWSQGLGVAEAMDTAQRGMGLDWAAAAELIRRSSAEARATGGRIACGVGTDQLVAPARTLTEVAAAYEEQLAVVEESGSQAVLMASRALAALARTPDDYVEVYGHLLRQSAEPVVLHWLGPMFDPALAGYWGSEDLDAATETFLDVIAAHPDKVDGIKVSLLDARREVELRRRLPQGVRCYTGDDFNYPELIEGDEQGFSHALLGIFDPLAPLAAAAVRTLDTGDAAGFRALLDPTVALSRHLFGAPTRYYKTGVVFLAWLAGHQSHFTMVGGLQSARSLPHLARAYELADGLGLFPDPALAEARMRQLLVIHGVAA